TACCGACAGATTGAAGCCTTTTTACAGCAAAATGTGGAAGATCATTCCACATTGACAGAATGTGAAGCTAAATTATTACAGCTTTTTCGAGACAGGATGTAATCCATGGCATTGTAAGGGCGACCGGCGGGTCGCCCCTACGATTTGTGCCGGAGGAATCCTTGTAAGGGCGACCGGCGGGTCGCCCCTACGATTTATGCCGGAGGAATCCTTGTAAGGGCGACCGGCGGGTCGCCCCTACGATTTGTGCATATTGCCATAATAAAACATGAATCCGCTTCCTAACCTCCCATGATCAATAGAATAACAACCACAACGCAGAAATGGTGGCAAACCATGTTGGTCTGCTGGTCCAATGTCTATGTTTACAGGATCAATTTTCTCCTGCAAATTATTGGTCCGGCCATTGTCTTTTTTTTCATCAAATACAGTTTGTGGTTCAGCATTTTCCAGGGCGACTTTTCCCGGGAAATTGGAGGCTACACCCTTTCTTCCATGCTCGAATATCATTTGTGGACTCTGGTCGTTTCAGTCATTGGATTGGGCAACAGCGGCCATGAATTGTCCCAGGACATCCGTATGGGACGCATCACCAGTTATTTCATCTATCCGTTCAGTTTGTGGGAATTTCACATGGCCCAGTTTCTGGCAATGCAGGTCGTCAAAATATTTACCGCATCGTTGGTCATTGGCCTGAGTTTTACGTTTCTGGATCAGATTTTCACCGGATTTTCATGGCAGGCCTGTCTGAATGGCTGGTTGATGTCAATGGTCGTTGCGCTGTTCTGGTTCATGGTACAATACATGATTGGACTGCTGGCGTTCTGGTTGGAGGAAACCTGGACCTTCAGGGTGATTATTCACACCGTCACGCAGTTCTTTTCAGGGGCGATCATTCCGTTGGATCTGTATCCTCAATGGATGCGTCAGGCACTGGAATACACACCGTTTCCCTACCTTGTTTATCAACCGGTTCATGCTTTTTCCGGTCGTGCGGTCGATGTGGGCTGGAGCATCACCATTTTGTGCTTCTGGATCCTGATCACAAGTGCCCTGACACTTTGGGTCTGGAAACGAGGCGTCAGACTTTATACTGCGGCCGGGATGTAACAATGACAAATATGTGGAGCAGAATCCGACATTATTTATCGGTCTATCAGGTGTTTATTATCACCAGTCTGTCAGAAGCCATGAGCTATCGGTTGCATTTTGTCATGCTGGTGCTGATGGATTTGTTGTTCTATGGCGCAACCCTGATGTCTGCGGATATTATTTATGATCACGTTGCGCTCATTGGCAACTGGCGGCGGGAACAACTGCTGTTTTTTCTGTCGATCATGCTGATGATCAATCAGTTGCACATGACCTTTGTCAGTGAAAATTTCTGGATTTTCCCCATCCATCTACGCACCGGAACACTGGATTTTATTCTGCTGAAACCGATCCATCCCCTCTTCCCGAGTTTTTTCAGATATATCCGTGTTGGCAGTTTTTTTAATATTTTTATCACCTTGGGGATTGTGATTTATTATGGAAAACTGGTCGGTTTATCATGGCTCAGTTGGGTGGTTCTGGTGCCCTCAATCGTCATGGGATTTTTATTGCTCTCAATTCTGGAAATGACAATTGCGTGCAGTATGTTCTGGATGTTGGAAGGAACAGGGATTAATTTTCTGCGGATAGAGTTACAGCAACTTTCAAGATGGCCTGACTTCATCTATGGTTCAGTCGCGCGCCGATTACTCACGTGGGTGATCCCCGTTCTGATGATTGGAAACCCGGCAGCAAAATTTTTGATGGATGTTCATGATTTCATTCCTATGATTTTTATGGGAATCATGACAGCGTTGGTCTGGGGCTTTCTGAATTTTTTCTGGCAACTGGGACTTCGGACTTATGAGTCCGCTTCGAGTTGACTTAACCGTTCAAACACTGGATGTTTCAGCCTGATCATTGCCACGGAAAGTTCCAATGATCAGCAGAACCACGCCCAGACTGATGAAGCAATCCGCCAGATTGTTCACAAACGTAGGAATCAGGGGAATTCCATACCACAGGAAATGAAGAAAATCCGTGACAGTTCCATAAATCACCCGGTCCACCAAATTACCCATTGCTCCGGGAATCGTCAGAATCAGCGCACTTTTTGTGAACAGATCCAACTGGATCCAGTAGCGATAGAGGTAAAAAACCATTCCGCCGATGGCCAGGATGGACATTCCTGACAGTAAGGGAATCCGTATCATCGAAGGCAATCCCGCCAGAAAACCAAAACTGACTCCCGGATTTTCCACATGAGTCAATTCCAGCATATTCGGCAGCAACACGGTCACATCACCAATCGGGATGTAGAGCCGCACCAGAATTTTGACACCTTCGTCCAGCACCAGCAGCAATGCCATGATCAGAATTGAACGCTGAATGGTCATGCACCCCTGGAATATGAAGGTAAAAAAGCCAGCAGGGGAAGTACCTGTTGATCATGAGTTTTCATGTCCTTGACAACAATCTGTTGCTTTTGCAGTTCTTCAGGAAACAGAAACAGAACCTTGGACACATTGAGATCGTTGGCCTGTTGCAGAACTTTTTTCATTTTTTTCATGCTGAAATTGCATTCTACCTTGCTGCCTCTGGCAGTGAGCGCATTGGCAATTTTCAGTGCCAACGATGCTTCATCCCATGAAAATGGAACAATCATGTAATCCAGTTTTTTCCCAAGCTGAGGCAACAGGTTGAGTTCCTTGAGCATGTCCAGGATCACCACATCGCCAAACCCGAAGCCCACAGACGAGATCACATCCCCACCATACGTGGAAAGCAACGAATCATAACGACCGCCCCCGCAAATGGCCCGCTGGTTTTTGGAAGGAGTGTTCATTTCAAACACGGTTCCAGTGTAATAGGACAAGCCTCTGACAATGGTGATATCGAACTGGAAATAAGCGGCCAATCCGGACATTTCCATGGTGGAAAGAAGTTTTTTAAGATTCAGGATTCCCTCATTCTCTCCCAGTTTCTCACCCAGTTGATGTAAATCTGAGGTGGACAGATATTCCTCCAATCTGGAAATCTGATCTTCAGACAGAGATGCTTCTTTCAACAATTGACGAAAATCTTCCGGACGGAGTTTGTCTTTCTTATCCAGAATCACAAGGATGGCAGGATGTTGATCGTCAGCCACAGACAGATTGGTCAAAATCGCGTTCAGGATACGTCGATCATTGATGAATATCCGAATATGTTCCGTGGTGAGTCCCATGCTGGAACAGGCCTTGATCAGTGCGGACAACAACTCGGCTTCCGCGACAATGTGATCCTGCCCGACAATATCCATATTCCATTGAAAATGCTCACGTCGGCGACCTTTGGTCATGCGTTCATAACGAAAACATTGAGCCACAGAAAACCATTTGATGGGAAATGACAGAGCTTTCTGCTGGCTGATGATCATTCTGGCGAGGGTTGGCGTCATTTCTGGTCTCAGACTCAATTTTCGCCCGCCCTTGTCTTCAAAATTATACAACTGATCGCTGATTTCATCTCCGGCCTTGCGAATATACAATTCCTCGCTTTCCAGCACACAGGAATCATACTCTTCAAAGCCAAACATCGCGGCGGTTTCTCGCCACAAGTTAAACAGCCAGTTGCGTAAACGCATGTCGTCAGGAAAAAAATCTCTTGTTCCCTTAACAGGTTGCAGATCAATCATACATGTCCGTTATTCAAATGGATGGGGTTCAACAGCGGTGAGCATCAGGAGGTTCCAAACGCAAGTTCTATGACTTTTTTAAGATCATCCCAGACCAGTTCCATCGCTGATGGCGTGCGTAACAGATAGGACGGATGAAACGTCGGAATCACATTCCAGTTTTGATACCGCAAAACGGATCCCCGAGCCAGGGTGATGCCTGGTGCGTCCGGGATCAGGGCATGGGTTGGAACATTTCCCAGCGTGACGATGACTTTGGGATTCAACAATTCAATCTGACGCCGGATGATAGGAAAACATTGGGCAATTTCATCGGATGCCGGGACCCGGTTTCCGGGCGGGCGACACTTGACCACATTGGCGATATACACGTCAGGACGATCAATTCCCATCACCTGAATCATTTTGGTCAGAAGTTGTCCCGCTTTTCCGACAAAGGGCAGACCCTGAGTGTCTTCATCAGCGCCGGGCGCTTCACCCAGGAAAAGAATTACGGGAGACACATGACCTGAACCGAACACAAAATTAATCCGGGTTCCTCCCAGGGGACATTGCTGACATTTGCAATAGAGACGTTCCAGTTCAACCAGATCATGAATATCTTCCACTTGAGGCATAAGTGAATTATATTCACGGACAACTGGAATTTCAGGAGGGTGTGGGGTTCGTTGATTTACGGGAAATGGTTCTGGCCCGGATGAGTAATTTTCTTTCAGGAAGCGGTTTTTAACAGGGTTGCCGGAATCTGACTGAAACAAGTCGGTGGGGGAATACTCTTCACCGATATCGGCTTCTTCATTGAGCGTCGAAGTTTTCTTGACCCCTTTCATCAGCGTGCTGAGTTCAACTTTAGGGAGCGCTTCCAGATTAAGATAATTTGATTTGTGCTTGTTCAACCATTTTAACTGGTTTTCAAGATGGAGCAGGATGGTGGTGATGTCCA
This sequence is a window from SAR324 cluster bacterium. Protein-coding genes within it:
- a CDS encoding ABC-2 family transporter protein, with protein sequence MINRITTTTQKWWQTMLVCWSNVYVYRINFLLQIIGPAIVFFFIKYSLWFSIFQGDFSREIGGYTLSSMLEYHLWTLVVSVIGLGNSGHELSQDIRMGRITSYFIYPFSLWEFHMAQFLAMQVVKIFTASLVIGLSFTFLDQIFTGFSWQACLNGWLMSMVVALFWFMVQYMIGLLAFWLEETWTFRVIIHTVTQFFSGAIIPLDLYPQWMRQALEYTPFPYLVYQPVHAFSGRAVDVGWSITILCFWILITSALTLWVWKRGVRLYTAAGM
- a CDS encoding ABC-2 family transporter protein; the encoded protein is MTNMWSRIRHYLSVYQVFIITSLSEAMSYRLHFVMLVLMDLLFYGATLMSADIIYDHVALIGNWRREQLLFFLSIMLMINQLHMTFVSENFWIFPIHLRTGTLDFILLKPIHPLFPSFFRYIRVGSFFNIFITLGIVIYYGKLVGLSWLSWVVLVPSIVMGFLLLSILEMTIACSMFWMLEGTGINFLRIELQQLSRWPDFIYGSVARRLLTWVIPVLMIGNPAAKFLMDVHDFIPMIFMGIMTALVWGFLNFFWQLGLRTYESASS
- the lspA gene encoding signal peptidase II, encoding MTIQRSILIMALLLVLDEGVKILVRLYIPIGDVTVLLPNMLELTHVENPGVSFGFLAGLPSMIRIPLLSGMSILAIGGMVFYLYRYWIQLDLFTKSALILTIPGAMGNLVDRVIYGTVTDFLHFLWYGIPLIPTFVNNLADCFISLGVVLLIIGTFRGNDQAETSSV
- a CDS encoding histidine--tRNA ligase, which translates into the protein MIDLQPVKGTRDFFPDDMRLRNWLFNLWRETAAMFGFEEYDSCVLESEELYIRKAGDEISDQLYNFEDKGGRKLSLRPEMTPTLARMIISQQKALSFPIKWFSVAQCFRYERMTKGRRREHFQWNMDIVGQDHIVAEAELLSALIKACSSMGLTTEHIRIFINDRRILNAILTNLSVADDQHPAILVILDKKDKLRPEDFRQLLKEASLSEDQISRLEEYLSTSDLHQLGEKLGENEGILNLKKLLSTMEMSGLAAYFQFDITIVRGLSYYTGTVFEMNTPSKNQRAICGGGRYDSLLSTYGGDVISSVGFGFGDVVILDMLKELNLLPQLGKKLDYMIVPFSWDEASLALKIANALTARGSKVECNFSMKKMKKVLQQANDLNVSKVLFLFPEELQKQQIVVKDMKTHDQQVLPLLAFLPSYSRGA
- a CDS encoding uracil-DNA glycosylase, which codes for MPQVEDIHDLVELERLYCKCQQCPLGGTRINFVFGSGHVSPVILFLGEAPGADEDTQGLPFVGKAGQLLTKMIQVMGIDRPDVYIANVVKCRPPGNRVPASDEIAQCFPIIRRQIELLNPKVIVTLGNVPTHALIPDAPGITLARGSVLRYQNWNVIPTFHPSYLLRTPSAMELVWDDLKKVIELAFGTS